The Ziziphus jujuba cultivar Dongzao chromosome 1, ASM3175591v1 genome segment AATTCCacacacaaaacaaaaacaaaccagCAGCCAACaataagaaaggaagaaaaataaaaagcaaaccaAAAACAAACTAAACAACCGACCAAACTACCCCAAACCATGGCAAACTAATTAGTCACCATAGGAAACAATCCTGTCCATAATACTAGCCATCACTTCTTTAGACTCTTTCAGCTTTATGATGCTCCTGTTCAGCTTCCCACGTTTGGAAGCCACCGATGGATTTTCCTCCATCAACCTCTCAATCCCACCAACATGCTTTCCAAATATTTCATTCGcaacctcgaattccaaatccttacGCACAAGGTTCTTCACACTTAGTTGCAAATGCAGAGCCATGCCATCTACCAACCTTCTCAGAACTATCTTCCAGTAAGCTATCATCCTCATCCTCAAGTCGAACGCCTGCTCTAGAAGATGAGGATACTTCTTAATAACTCCAACTCCAATTTCCCCTAAACCTTCAAGTTTAATGGAAGTGAGCTTTTCATCACCTTTTAAGATCTCACCTATGAACGCATCTCTCTCTGTCATTAGCTTCGTCCATTCGGAAACATATTCGGGAATGCAAGTAAAATCTGTCACCTTTTCCATCTCCACAATCTCAGTCATCCAAATATTAGACCTTTCTTTCATCTTGGCAATCAGATTATTTGCAGCTCGTTTGGTTGCTAACTGAAGCTGGTGATAGTCTTCCACATGATGCTTCAAAACAGTCATCACCACATCCTCTATATAATCCCATAACTTCCCCACAAAATCAATAGGAATATGTGAAATCGCATTCACTTTTCGCAGCAAAATACTTAAAAATGCTGTCCTAGGAAGGAAGTTTGACAGACCAACCTCCTTAGCTTCCTCCAAAGTCCTTATCTCCTCCATCAGAAAATCCCGGATAGGATCATTTTCAACGGTGCTATGAAGCTGATCAGAGAACTGGTTGATCATCTCTATCAAACGAGCTGTAGAATGCATGCGTTTATCATCTGGATATTCATCGAATTCTCCACGCAAAAGTATCTTCCTCAGCGATTCCTTAACTGAACCAATAATCTGGATAAAGACCGTTGTTGCCTCTGCAGCTGAAGACATTTTCTTTGGCAACTTGTTGATCTCTGATAGATAAGAATTCAACTTATCGTTTATATTTTTCACGATCTCAGGCAGATTACGGGCAATACTAGAAGCTTGAATCTGCACCAACCTTTCTGCCAAAACGGGTACACCCACAATTGATTTGTCAATCTTGGAAAGAAGTGGATGATTTCCAAATAGTCTAGCTTCCTCTACACGCGCCTCCTCATACGATTCCTCGCCAATCCGATTCCTCACACAGACATAACCAAGTCCAATATTAACATCATCAGCGGTAACCTTCTCAAGCAACCCTTCAGGAGCCTTGTCAGCCTTCGTCACCACTGCCAGTGTTCTCTCCCCTGTTTTATCAACGCTCTGAGACATCCTAATGGATTCACAAGTAGTAAAATCAACGGTCGCAGATAACACATTGAGTATGATACTCTCTTCCGGCTTTATATACTCCATGATTGTATCTCTTATTTGCTCGTAAATGTTTTCAGGCTG includes the following:
- the LOC107408507 gene encoding dynamin-related protein 4C, with the protein product MGGGSKQASTSKSKSNAVVQHVELGRSDSLALATVDPDVPIYAPIVSSYNDRIRPLLDAVDKLRNLMVMEEGIQLPTIVVVGDQSSGKSSVLESLAGISLPRGQGICTRVPLIMRLQHHQDPKPELSLEFNGKLVHTDENHVSEAINLATDEIAGNGKGISNDPLTLVVKKKGVPDLTMVDLPGITRVPVHGQPENIYEQIRDTIMEYIKPEESIILNVLSATVDFTTCESIRMSQSVDKTGERTLAVVTKADKAPEGLLEKVTADDVNIGLGYVCVRNRIGEESYEEARVEEARLFGNHPLLSKIDKSIVGVPVLAERLVQIQASSIARNLPEIVKNINDKLNSYLSEINKLPKKMSSAAEATTVFIQIIGSVKESLRKILLRGEFDEYPDDKRMHSTARLIEMINQFSDQLHSTVENDPIRDFLMEEIRTLEEAKEVGLSNFLPRTAFLSILLRKVNAISHIPIDFVGKLWDYIEDVVMTVLKHHVEDYHQLQLATKRAANNLIAKMKERSNIWMTEIVEMEKVTDFTCIPEYVSEWTKLMTERDAFIGEILKGDEKLTSIKLEGLGEIGVGVIKKYPHLLEQAFDLRMRMIAYWKIVLRRLVDGMALHLQLSVKNLVRKDLEFEVANEIFGKHVGGIERLMEENPSVASKRGKLNRSIIKLKESKEVMASIMDRIVSYGD